The DNA sequence TGCTTATGACAAAATGATCTCATGATGAATGTTTTTTCAATTCTAAGCAAGCTTTTTCCTTTTAGAGCTTCTATTGAAAAGCTTTTTACTCctagaaataaaagcaaacatgatttaaaaatatatatgtaaatgGTCTTCATTTTCAGTATTCTACTTAACAAAAACTTTGTAATATTCATACCTAGAATAAATGGTTATCAGTGAGCAGCAGAGCCATAAATGGTCCAATATATCAAAGCAGATTTATCCTAGCTTGCATTTTCTACTGCAAGCTAACtttctctgacatttaaaagacaagaaATTGTTCAAGTCGTCAGAGAGAGATCTTCAAGTTGTCACTACTTTACAGTTTTTATCACAGAGATAACAGAtaacatcatctgcatagaggCGCAACAAGACAATTCTCTCTGCATGCAtgtcagagctgctgtgatatCACCATAATCTAATAATTAGGCAAtatcagagagggggagtgcTGTTGTACTAAATATTAGCATGGCTGTTTGCCAAAGATATTTTGTCACATGTAGCCACACTTTTAATCATACTTTTCCTTACTGGATAGTTTgcctttatttgtgttttgttcttctcGCTGTCAAACCCCAGAGGAGACTGAGGTCATCTGTAGAGTTTGGGTAATCCTTACCATAATCCTCATTATCATAGTGTTCTTCATCCCTTAACTGTCCCTCCGATGATGAAATGACTGCAGCTCCTTGGTAAAACGGGACAGGAAGTAAAATTAAGAATTAAAGAAATGCAACATCAAACTGCACAAAAATGAATTGTAACTTTTTTCCTCGAGACTGGGGTTCCCCCGCTGTCCCTGGAGGTGCCTAAGGCATACAGTGCACAGCAACACACATTAACTATCCAAACACTGATAACAAAACtttttgagtatttttacactttaatttCATGTAatgatttggttttatttgaaacTGAACTActtttatgtatatatttttggggtttataatattttaaattgtaactGTGACTCCCACTCTGGGAACCACTGGTACTCTAAGCATTGCCTCACATTCACTGCGATGGATTACCtaacagatgatttttttaaaatgttgtgcttAAGAATTAGAAGTTATTCATCCACAAaggttatgtttttttatatatatatatattctgattgtgttttgttctttaaaataagaacacaaagagaaaaaggccATAGAGGAACAGAAACTACTGAAAGTGTGATTGGAAAAAGTACCAACATAccagattcactttttaagattttaactTCTAACCCACATTTACAAGACTAGAAGTCCACATTGATTGGGAGGAAACTGGAGTATCTGGAGAGAACCAACACATGCAAACTCTACATacagaggctcctgtcagacgggggtTCAAACCAGAGACCTCCTctctgtgaggcaacagcgctaaccactatACCACAGTGAAGCATTCTTAGCAAACGTGATGAACTaaacttatttttatatttgactcaCCAACAGCCAGCATCAGTAGGTAAATCTTCATGATCACCTTCCGCCGTCGCCGTCGTCGTCTTTTTCTTCAAATGGTCGATGAAAAGCTGAGACACTCACTGTAGCCTGCCGATGTATCTCTGACATCTGTCAGATCTCGTCTGTGTCTTATATAGCCGACCAAAAGTTACAGAGAGAGGAACTAGCACTTCATTCATCAGCACTTCACGTTTCagcagatgttttgtttttacttttcaacCCTAAagactatttttattttgggcgTTTCCTGTGTTAATGCAACTTTTGATATCCTGTCTATTGCTTCATGGCTGATTCTCCCCAATGAAGTGTTGTTGTCTCTCAATACTTATCAGAGCTTTTagctttatttattgttgtttcaCTTGGGGGAGATGTGgctcgtctctcaaccagaaggtcgggggttcgatccccagctcctccttctgcagtgtccgatgtgtccttgggcaagacacttaaacccaaGATGCTCCCACTGCTTAGTCGGtggtgtgtgaatatgtatgaatggattagttacttctgatggactttttccacagcagcctctgccatcagtgtgtgaaggcgtaggtgtgacctgcagtgtgaaagagctttgagtcgacagaagactagaaaagcgctatacaagctgaaATCCATTACCATTACTTGTAGTTGATCAAAGGCGTCGTTTTTTACAGACGTTTTTAAGGAccctttaaaatgttgcattaatGAATTcataaagaagtttaaaaaaaaaaaacatacaaacagttcACGATCTTCAAGATTTATTATGgcctttttttccattcaaaaaatatattttcattattttttttacagcatagtGGCAATACTTCATTCCAAGAAGAGACAACAGGGTGAATAGAAGAAACGTGTCCCAGCTGTGGTTCACCAGCAGGTGTCAGTACCAGCACATAGCAAGGAGGGGGGATAGTGTTGCTGAGTACAGATTTGCTGGAGACACAATGCACAGTCCAGAATCCAACATTTGGTCGTACTTAAGGGATGTTTTATCTAAAATGGGGAGCTCAAATCTACCTTCTTTTGCACTTGACCTTGAATGCAGCACAGGTGAACACCTTAAGGGCATTACAGCAAATATCTCTTGAGGTGagagaggacaaaacaaaaatcacacacaTCAAATTCAAAACGAGGAAATGCACTTGACAGAAGTGCAAGTGAGAAAAATCCAGATCTGATTTTTGCGATAAGACAACAAGATGCATCTTCAGTCTTTGCACTAAAATCTCTGAAGGTTAAAATAAGGCGTTGTCATTTTtactgtgttttctgtttgcaaaTGAAGACACATCAGGCAATCAACAAAAAAGATACATCTGATGAAAGAGgcttttttccccatttttaGAGGATTCAAAAACTGCCAGTCGTCTTTTTTGTGCAGAAATCGACTACGATGAGCGTTCAAAGGTTAAACCTAAACACAGGTGAAGCCCCTTTAGACGCACGATAACACAACAGGAAGGACGAAACACACAACTAAAGAAACGCTCTGACAAACAATATtaagttcattttgaaataaacacatgaacttaatgctgttgtgtgttttttaaaacatagtgtttgcacattttaaaatgttgaaccaaacgctggttaaaaaaaactgagatattttggcaaaaacaaaaagacaatggATCGtggaaataaaatagaaaaactaaATTTGGAAATCTGTATCGTCTTATTTCCTAAATCTGGATACAAATGTAATGTCTTGGTGGTCGTTCTGGTGTGCACTGAGTACCTCAAGTTTAATCTTAAGCCTAGCATGcaatttaaaggagatctatgaCACTCGCTTTGTTAGTCTGGGACTCCTGTTGagtagctcaaaaacctccgTCAGCAAAATCCCTAATTTCAGCGTCTTCCTGAAATGCTTTATtccagctactgtctctttaagaccctcCCCACGTGCCctctttcctctgattggccggctctgtttgcagtcgtaaggaaatttgagtgagcttccgggtgggcgtgtccttgaaaTAGCTGCCGGGGTGGGCAtgtcctacaactttgctccatgctttggTCTGATACGTTGGCAGAACTTGACGTCAGGTTCTGGTCAAGTCTCGCCAAGATCTCGTAacgtctcgttcagagcagcacGAAACCACGTCTGGGGATTACACAAACAACTGTGTatcttgtgttaaaaaaatcgTTGCAGAGGATTAGTATGGACATGGACATCGAAACactatatgtatgtatttaaatatgagtcagcagaatagatctcctttaagccTAGCAAGCCTTCTGTAGCATTTTAGCTCGTAGGCTAACatgctgactctatctttatttttaaagttagtTTAATTAAAGTAGTTTATGGATCACTAGCATGAGGTGCTTGATTTTGAAATGGCCCGCCACAGAAATTAATCGTTACAAAACTCTGAATGGTGTCATGTTTTACACTTTAAATAGTATTGCAACAATTTCAGTAAAGAGCATACAAAACTATTTTCACCAATTTcataaaaatatagaaaacacTGATTTATGTTCAAAATAATCTCCTTCAATTCTTTCTGTCTATGTATAAATATCATCCATAGTCACATGGGGGAAATCGTTAAAATATTCAAGTGCTGCCAGGTATATAAACATAGTGTACATTATGTATGCTTAAAAACAATAtcaacatttattgtttttatgtattgcATTCCTGTATGTGCTTTTTTTAGTGCTTGTAGTTTTGGGGATTTTAGAAACTGTTGGTGGTCCTGACGCAGGTCTTGGATTCATTGGTGGGAAAACACCAAGTTTTCCCAACATGGCTCGGGGGTTTTTCACCAACAACCCTCCCATTACTCCTCTGCAGAACAGTCAGGTGCGATGCTGTGCTCCTGGGCGATGGCTGCCAGCTCTTTCAGGAACTCAGCGTAGAGGATGATTGCGAACACTCTGCTCTTGGCTTGAGGGGGAATCGGAGGGCACGGCGGCAGGACACCAAGCGGAGGCAAAGCCAGAGTGTTTCTAACAGAACCATTTGGAAGAGATGAGTCCAGCGGGATGTCGCCGTCATGGGACTGGAGGCACTctgaaaaaaaattaatgttGTACTGTTATTATTAGTGTTACTGTAAAGTCAAAGCAGCCAAAGTGCTTAATAGATCAAAGTGTCAAATTCCCTCCATCTACACCTCAAGGGACTTGAAGGGGCAGCACACAACTGGGGAGCATGTCTATGATCCTATGTTCTCTGAAAACTACGGTGCGTTGTTCCCATGGTCTTCTGTTTCTAAGGTCCTAAGTTTAAAGGGTCTTAAGTTACAATGGTCAAATGTTCCCAAAGTGCTTTGTTCACAGGAACCAAAGATTCCTAAGGCCTGTTCTCCAAAGATCCCATGTTCCCTAGGCCTTATTTTCCCAAGGTCATAATCCAAAGGTCCTATGCTCCCATTGTCCTAAATTGCTGAAGTCATATGTTCCTGGGGTCCTGTGTTTCAAAAGTCCAAAGTTCTCATGAACCTAAATTACAAGGGTTCTATGTTCCCAAGGTCCTATATTCATTAATCCCTGTCCCAAGGGTCCAAGTTCCCAAGGACTTAAGTTACTGGTGCGTTATACTCCAAAGGTTCCATTTGATCTTTCCTCCCTTGCTGTTAATAGGGGTTGTACTTTACCTCTAAACTTGCTGTCCTGGTCTTTAACCAACAAGAACCTCCAGGCCTGAGTGACTAGGGCTGGATAATCTGGTCTGGCGGCCACATAGCGCTCGATCTGAGCATGCACGGACAGCAACACCTATACAGACACATATTCATGCACAGGTATACAAAAGACGCAATGCTATCCTAAGGAAGCTTAAAACAGATAAAGATTAAATTAGATTAGTTTGAGGTGTTTGTGGATGTTACCTGGTACAGTGTTCGTACGTTGGGTTGGCTTTGTGGGTCTGTGGTGAGTAGGAAGGATCTAAGGAGAGGCTGCGGGTATGACGCCAGCTGTGCGAGGATGCCTGTCACCAGCAGGTTAACAGCGATAGAGTTTTCAAGAAGGTTCTCGAGGCGCGACAACAGAACACTGATGAATGGACCTGGGGCATCATGGGAAACTATATGTTAGTATGTGCGACCAAGAGAAAATACAAGTAATACACGCAATAAATGCaactttttctactttttgccTTAAGATGTTACAGAACAACTGGTGTGAATCTGACCAAATATGAATAGGTTCTATCTGAAGTTTGGAGTTCCTCAGGGTTCAATACTGGGACCACTTGTATTCTCTTTCTACATGCTCCATCCAGCCACATTATTCAAAGACATTTCACCACTATGCTGATGATACACAGCTGTACCTCTTGGTGCCAATCCAAAACCTCTCAAATCCCACTTGTGTTCCACCTGTTTTTGGACAAAAGCTAGTTCTTTGTAAGCAAAACCTGGCACATTATGGTGCCCTTGTGACTTCATAATCATTAGAGACTTCTTGTTATCATGTATAATCTGTGATTCTATACACCTGCTAGTAGTACAATTAAACAGATCCACATTTAACATTTCAGGATTGTATTTTCTGCTCACTTCACTTTTACATTACATTGTAATTGAATACACAGACCTGTAAAAGGAACTTCATGGCCCCTGCTGTCATCCTTACAGCTGCTAccactctcctctccttcctcttgctccacctcctcctcctccatctctgcctCTTCTACTTCCTTATCTCTGCTGTCCCACAAAGAGCTCAGAGCAAACGCTTCACCAGGTCCATCCTCCTCTTCGAGTTTTTGCCTCAGCGCTCTGACCCGCCTCCTGAACAAACCAATGTCGTCAGAGATGTTGTCACATTCTGGCTCAACCCCCAAAGAGAGCATGAACTCATAGTATTGGGTGAGGAAGTCGTTGTTATTGTTGATTTTGTTAACAGGCAGACTTAAAGATTTGGCATCAGCCGCAGGTACCAATGGGTCATGTTGCTCAAGTTCTGAATGCCCATTAGGTAAAGCATTAGTCAATGAATATGGCCttggatgttgtgtgttgtgtggtgTGTCCTGGTGGTTCATTGCTTGCATGTGATTGGTAGTAGATGTGAAATCATTCAGGTTGCATTTAGGCTTAAATCGTTTGCCATCCTCATCATCGTCACAGTCGCCGATGATGTGATACTTAGCATCAAAACCATTTGTGTAAAACTGATACCCAATTGGCTCTTCCAGCTCATCTATCCTCTTCATGTcatcttctctttcctccttccttctcccCATCTCCTTGCCACTGTCCTCACTCCGCCTCCTTCCCTCCTGCCCTCCATCCTCAatcctcctttcctctttcccACCATCCTCACTTCTCCTCCTGGTTGACATAATACTGTTAACTGTTTCCATTACTGTCCTCCCTGTTGTTGTTAGCATTGTTGCTACTTTTGTTGTTGGTTCCGCTGTTGGCGCTTGTTGGCCATTCGGGATGTTTCCACGTGCCCGTCGATTTGCCGCCATGATTCGCTCCAAAATGGCTGCCTTTGTATCATTCTTAGCAACAAGGTCATAGACCAGAACGTCATCCTGAAACTCGGACTCCTCCACATACGACCCGTGCACCAGCCTTGTTGCAGTGCGTCGCATTTCCTGGAGGTGTCCAGGAGGTGAAGGTGTGGCAGTGCATCGGTCCACCTCCATGGTCATGCTGCCATTTGTATGCGGTGAGTTAATCACTGCTGGTAATGAAGGATCCTCATCTGCAAAAATGTCATCCCACTCCAGTTCTAGGGCCGAGTTGGCTCTTCCGACGTGGTTGCTTGAGGAGACGGTATCTGAAGAGGACAAGGTGGGGGAGAGGGCCAAAGCCTGAGGAGTTATTTCCAAAGAGCAGATGGAGTCGCTCTTTACTCGCTGTGCAATCTCGTCCTCGTTGTCTTTGTCGTTCCCTGGTGTGTTGGATCGGTATTGTTGAGGTAGAGGGTTTATTCCATCGTACGGAGCTGACCAGAGCTGACACGCCCTGAAAGAAGATAAAACTCTTTAGAACTTAACCTAATTtgatcaaatgaaaacatttctcaatgCCTGACAAAATTAAACCTCCAGATCACCCGAGTGTGAAAAATCTACTTTTTCATCTTAGGAATCCAGAATGTTTCCGTCACCAGAGATCTCGTCCCTTGCAGAAAGAATTTTCATCCATATGCATATCTCTGTTTCTGATGATTATTGGTCCAATTCACAGTGACCTCCTTTGCAACAGACATTGTTTGGTAGTCACTTTGTCTCTAGAGTTAATGTTATGAATTGAATTTATCCTAACACTGGAAAAAAGGAATTTACCTGTCCCTGCACCATAATGGAAATATTTGTGaagaaaataagtaaatatataATTGAGGGGTAAAGGCAGCCCATCCTATGATTTGATTGATGATCACATGATCAGTCAATAGAGCAGGTGCCCCTTGTACATGGCCCTTCATGCATCAGCCACAGATTTGACTCCTGAGCTCGTCTCTTTGATGCATGTCTTCCTCAACCCGGTGGTCACATGTCATTTCTTTCTTGCCTTAAAAAGCTGCAAATAATGAGTTGATAAAGTGGAGACCAACCTGTGAGATGTTGAGATGGCCTCTCGGGCGTCCCAGAGGTAATGAAGGTAGTTCACATCTATCAGAAAGTCCGAGCCCCGACAGTAACCGACGCTGTCTGATAATAACAGATCTGACAAGGACAGAAAGTCGAATTCAACTTAAATATGACAAGACAGAATCAGCTTGAGTTATGTGTTCTCGTGTTAGTCATACTGACCAGCTCCTTTGGGCCAGTGGATGTGCTCTGACTGTGCGCTCGTGTTGTAGAGGTGTCCGGGGCACCAGGAGGGCATGAGGAGCAGGAAAGAGGCAGCGCTGGAGGAGTAGCAGTCCCTTTGCTTTAGGGACCACTGCTGCTTCCTGCTGAGGTGGCTGCAAGGAATCAAAtacctgaagacacacagaatgCATCCTGCTCAGTCCCAGCAAGCATCGCCTCCAATTCTGGTGCACACTTGTTTCTCGGCCAAAACATCTTACAAAGAAGTTAATCGTAAGCGTTACCTGGCACTTTTATGGTGGAGTGTTACTCCCTAAGCCCATATTTACTGCCAAGTCTTTGAACCTTAAAGACTGACCTGAATACCAGCTGCAGCATGACATCTTCACAGAAGAGACCAATCAGAGTCCTGAACAGAGCCAGGGACACTGTACCCAACTGGTggggaaaacaacaacaggtcaATATTAAACTCAGTTATAGGTCaacaaacagtttgttttactCCACAGTGTGTTACCTGGAAAGGTGTGTTGACCCTGCTGACCAGCGTGTCCAGTATGTGCACGTTGTCGTGCGTGTGCAGCAGGATGAAGGACAGGAAGGTCTGGAGGAGGGCGGGCTCAGAGATGGAGCGCAGGAAAAGATCCAGATAGGCCGTGGTTGTCATCACCTCCTCTATCGTCAGctacacaaaaaacagcaaaatgttcACTTAGATGAActaacaagaaaacagaaaaaaacaggaacaagtAGGACGGATGAGGTCTGATACCTTGTGTAGAGCAGGAGCCAGGACGGGAACCAGGAAGCCGTTGTAGATATAATCCAGCAACTGAGTCCGAATGGAGGGATGAGCTACCTGATAGATAAAAATATTCAGATAGACTGTTAGCTCCGAGCACTATTTAATGCATTTTTGTGTACCTTTATGTGTACATACGTTACCTTGGTAACAGCACTACAGAAGTCCAACGAGTGCAGGAAATGGACCAAAGCAGGAATCTGTTGACAGAAACATCGGGTTAGGATGAAGCACAGTGTTTTATGGATCTACTGATGTATtctgagggcctgattcactagAGGAATGTGCAGCTTTTGTGCCCACTAAAAGTGCGCAAATGAGTCAAAAAGGCCCAAGCTAGCTCACAGctcacacacaaagggttaaatgttccCCTAACTGCGCCGCAGAGCAAACAGCATCTCTGTGCTTCAGTGTTGTTGCACATATTTGGGGAAAATGGCCTCTTTTTATGCATATCAGCGTCAgggcaaaaacacaaacaatggcGCTGATGGGGTAAAAAGTCggctgagagttggtggtaactgcgccacAGAATTAATAAGGGAAGGCACGCGAGAACTTTCCAGTGATCGAGTAAGAATTCCACCTCTGTATGATCTACAAATATATAATTACTGGACTTTTAAAGTACGTGTAAACTTGTTAGTCTGACTGAAATTGGTGGAGTAGATTGAACACAGCAAGATAATGTGTTTGCTCTTGCATGTATACACCTCAATCGGACTCAAACTGGCAAAGgattctgagcatgctccataTTTCTCGGGTTCGATCTAACTGTACTGACTGTGTGTTCTTCTTGGTTACCTGCTGCCAGTCCGCCTGGTCCAAACAGTGCCAGTCCTCACTGTAAACCTGCAGCCTGGCTGGTAGAGACGAGTACAGACCAGACAGACCTGTGGCCAGCACCTGTAACCACACGGATACAGGTAAAGGCTTCTGTGCAAATTAAAATTCCAGTGAAGATTAGCGTCCTCATTTATATATAGCAGAAAATGAGGGCGGATAGAAACAGGACAGAGACATGAAGAGACTGATAGATTGAACATTACTGACTCACTAATAGATCCTTTAAAGGTCAAGTTAAGCAGTTTGGATTCTTACCTCTTTCATTATCTGATAACGAATATGAAGCTATAGCTGTTAGAggattagcttagcataacatCAATAATGGAAACATTCTCCAAGATGAAACAAGGTGAAATGTCACACTTCAGTTTGCATTCTGGAAATCAAATGGACCACTGAGGTATTCTGTGTAGGTAATTAAGCTGTGCTGTTGGATTTAGTTATCCTTTGACAGAGCCCATTTagctttatgctaagctaaggcAACCGGTTCCCTGTTTTGGCttcatatttacagtacagATGTGAGAGTGgtgtccatctttttatttctctcttctcaTGAAAGCCAGTTCATCAAAATGATTAACTTAGAGACGAAGAAcgaataagaagaagaagagaggaaaaacacaacGATAACAATGTAAAACAGCTGCATCATCGAGTCTCCTTAACAAACAGGCCACTGTCCAATCATGTGCAGATTTACTAATCCCTCTCCGTGTACGGGCCAATCTCACGCTGCTTTACTAATCTGCTCCCTTCATAAAGATTGAGGTCAGAGTGCGGTTACATGGGCTTAAATCtgacgcacgcacacacacacataaacacacacacacacacacacacacacacacacaggtgcacacacacacacacacacacacacacacacacacacacagcctctttGATTGCCCTTTCATATTCAcgcttccttcctctctttctgtcacttAACAGTAAAAGAGGAAACTAGCAGTGTAGGAGCCAAAATGGCCGACAGAGTAAGTGCAGGTACCTGAAGGACAGAAGTAAACAAAGTGTATCCTTCTTACTTGAGTTTATATATCAgatataactttatttatttatatattttactcCCTTACTTAATGTATCATCTGTTGTTAGCCATGTTAGCGAGGATAgaaaagacagatttaaaaaaaaatatttatgagGATTGATCCTGGCattaaggtttttttaaaatatatgttttctgtattttgtaaTAACTTTAAAACTTGTACTTTCGACTCTTCTTCAATCtcagattttagtttttttaaggtttatttatgcatttttctagagacaaagaaagaaagaaatcagcgagagagagagtgttgtgAACGACATGTGgtgaaggagccacaggtcggatctgaacccgggctgcctgcctggaggaccacagacTCTGAACATGGGGCGCTTGCACCAACCACTAGCAGCCCCCTACTTTTAGTTTTGACcacatttctgttgttgtttcttcctctttttctcatttcctcctcctcctcatcttgtTTAGAAATCCACTTCCCCCTGTActtgcccctctctctctctctctgtctcacttgttgctgtcacacacacactcacacacacacactctcactctccctgAGGAGGCAGAATGAGCTTGTTAGTTCATTACATAACATGTGATAATGAGATAACAATGCAGACAGGAGATGAATGGAGAAGAGGACTTTAAATCCAACCGTTGACTCTGTCattcagaaataaaatgtcttcaaaacacaaacattacatttacttATCAGGTAGACATTTTGACTCTTATCTTCTAGTGCAGGCtcagataaaaaagaaactcaaatgcccttttttccctctgcacACATTAAGAAGGAATGCAGAGATTAACCCGGTTGAGCTCTTTTAATGAGGCTCTATGTGGAGGAACTAAACTTCTAAACTCTGCACAGATGATTGGTCTAACTCATCAATAAAATATGataagttgtatttaaagtcTCTTAAGATGCAGCGTTGAGATCTTTGAATGCATCAACACTTGATCCTTTAACGGCATAGTGTTCATTTCTTTCAGTGAGCTGAattctatttattttctgaaagaGGAAAGCGAGAGGGAAACTATGAAGACTCAGTCAGCTGGTTTATCTGTGTAATCCACACTGAGTGATTCTGATCCTCTGCAAATCCCTGACAATACCAAGACTAGACGACATTCCAGCAGACACAACACGACCATGAAACGTGTGCCAAGAAGGAGAGTCAAAGTCTCAGGatgctgatggcctagcggtgaGGTCACACCCACAtcctcaaagtgggcggcccatgttcaagtccgaccttctgctcctttcccctctctctctctctctctcttcagatttcctgctctatccactgtcctttctaaataaaggcaaaaagccccaaaataagaGTCAAAGTCTCTTCAAATGAACCATGAAGGTTTAGTGACGCAGAGTCTACCTGCCTGTAATGTGACATGTTTGAAGCTGTGATTCAGTTTaaggttctgtgtgtgtgtgtgtgtgtgtgtgtgtgtgtgtttgtgtg is a window from the Labrus mixtus chromosome 23, fLabMix1.1, whole genome shotgun sequence genome containing:
- the LOC132958394 gene encoding FHF complex subunit HOOK-interacting protein 1A-like isoform X1, with protein sequence MMASVMMGGNLRKALTLRGVDPETCMIVFKNHWSQVVKILEKHEPGRSSSSALSFLSGHANNSSSSGSLRLGPIPADEASAVQNYVEHMLFLLMEEEAGQGGAMGPILEFVVLEGVMERLFLWSLRRQFTEDMKLEQLRMYQMLLSQAKQPLLHHKPVLRPLMMLLASCAGAGTDSGGAVEAELVLLLNQLCVALVKDPSVLELFFHTSEDQGAANFLLFSLLIPYTHRQGTVGQQARDALLLIMSLSASDPRVAQHIAENTYFCPVLATGLSGLYSSLPARLQVYSEDWHCLDQADWQQIPALVHFLHSLDFCSAVTKVAHPSIRTQLLDYIYNGFLVPVLAPALHKLTIEEVMTTTAYLDLFLRSISEPALLQTFLSFILLHTHDNVHILDTLVSRVNTPFQLGTVSLALFRTLIGLFCEDVMLQLVFRYLIPCSHLSRKQQWSLKQRDCYSSSAASFLLLMPSWCPGHLYNTSAQSEHIHWPKGADLLLSDSVGYCRGSDFLIDVNYLHYLWDAREAISTSHRACQLWSAPYDGINPLPQQYRSNTPGNDKDNEDEIAQRVKSDSICSLEITPQALALSPTLSSSDTVSSSNHVGRANSALELEWDDIFADEDPSLPAVINSPHTNGSMTMEVDRCTATPSPPGHLQEMRRTATRLVHGSYVEESEFQDDVLVYDLVAKNDTKAAILERIMAANRRARGNIPNGQQAPTAEPTTKVATMLTTTGRTVMETVNSIMSTRRRSEDGGKEERRIEDGGQEGRRRSEDSGKEMGRRKEEREDDMKRIDELEEPIGYQFYTNGFDAKYHIIGDCDDDEDGKRFKPKCNLNDFTSTTNHMQAMNHQDTPHNTQHPRPYSLTNALPNGHSELEQHDPLVPAADAKSLSLPVNKINNNNDFLTQYYEFMLSLGVEPECDNISDDIGLFRRRVRALRQKLEEEDGPGEAFALSSLWDSRDKEVEEAEMEEEEVEQEEGEESGSSCKDDSRGHEVPFTGPFISVLLSRLENLLENSIAVNLLVTGILAQLASYPQPLLRSFLLTTDPQSQPNVRTLYQVLLSVHAQIERYVAARPDYPALVTQAWRFLLVKDQDSKFRECLQSHDGDIPLDSSLPNGSVRNTLALPPLGVLPPCPPIPPQAKSRVFAIILYAEFLKELAAIAQEHSIAPDCSAEE
- the LOC132958394 gene encoding FHF complex subunit HOOK-interacting protein 1A-like isoform X2, translating into MMASVMMGGNLRKALTLRGVDPETCMIVFKNHWSQVVKILEKHEPGRSSSSALSFLSGHANNSSSSGSLRLGPIPADEASAVQNYVEHMLFLLMEEEAGQGGAMGPILEFVVLEGVMERLFLWSLRRQFTEDMKLEQLRMYQMLLSQAKQPLLHHKPVLRPLMMLLASCAGAGTDSGGAVEAELVLLLNQLCVALVKDPSVLELFFHTSEDQGAANFLLFSLLIPYTHRQGTVGQQARDALLLIMSLSASDPRVAQHIAENTYFCPVLATGLSGLYSSLPARLQVYSEDWHCLDQADWQQIPALVHFLHSLDFCSAVTKVAHPSIRTQLLDYIYNGFLVPVLAPALHKLTIEEVMTTTAYLDLFLRSISEPALLQTFLSFILLHTHDNVHILDTLVSRVNTPFQLGTVSLALFRTLIGLFCEDVMLQLVFRYLIPCSHLSRKQQWSLKQRDCYSSSAASFLLLMPSWCPGHLYNTSAQSEHIHWPKGADLLLSDSVGYCRGSDFLIDVNYLHYLWDAREAISTSHRACQLWSAPYDGINPLPQQYRSNTPGNDKDNEDEIAQRVKSDSICSLEITPQALALSPTLSSSDTVSSSNHVGRANSALELEWDDIFADEDPSLPAVINSPHTNGSMTMEVDRCTATPSPPGHLQEMRRTATRLVHGSYVEESEFQDDVLVYDLVAKNDTKAAILERIMAANRRARGNIPNGQQAPTAEPTTKVATMLTTTGRTVMETVNSIMSTRRRSEDGGKEERRIEDGGQEGRRRSEDSGKEMGRRKEEREDDMKRIDELEEPIGYQFYTNGFDAKYHIIGDCDDDEDGKRFKPKCNLNDFTSTTNHMQAMNHQDTPHNTQHPRPYSLTNALPNGHSELEQHDPLVPAADAKSLSLPVNKINNNNDFLTQYYEFMLSLGVEPECDNISDDIGLFRRRVRALRQKLEEEDGPGEAFALSSLWDSRDKEVEEAEMEEEEVEQEEGEESGSSCKDDSRGHEVPFTGPFISVLLSRLENLLENSIAVNLLVTGILAQLASYPQPLLRSFLLTTDPQSQPNVRTLYQSASSPMTATSRWTHLFQMVLLETLWLCLRLVSCRRALRFPLKPRAECSQSSSTLSS